In Populus alba chromosome 4, ASM523922v2, whole genome shotgun sequence, the genomic window aaaattaccaaactttctaatgataaaattaaaagttaaaaaaaaaacttagtaaatgaaaacaaatcaagtaaggttaatttattaaatttacaatttgaATAACTAATAGAACTACAATGAGATAACTTTAATCGGCTATTTGTCTCTAattcttcctttccttttagTTTGTGGTCTGTGAGAATGTctacattgtatttttttatgttttttattttctctttttttaattgttaatgttaatattttagtttaatttaccCAAGGTGTGTCACATGATAAACAAGGTGAATGTTTTTAGTTTGGTCTAGTTtgatttatatagttaaaaaactgaaaaaaactaaaataataaagatacaATCTTACGCTCTAAATAATCTTTGAGCTCACACTAATCTTtcctttcatttattattttatattatcataaaaaaagccACAAAATATCATAACCAATTAATCATgtttctatatttgttttttagaaattcaCTAATTCAAGTCTCACAAACCTTAGAGTTACTGGAgatttatatagttgttaattttaggacTTATGAAATTAGTTGAAATACACGCAAGCTAACTCGAACATCcacattaataaatataaaaaaaaactccattaGAGCATGGTGTCCCATGTACATAAAGTGAAGCCGTTAATAGCACCAACATCTTCTTTCCTACTTCACAAAAGTCCCACAAACCAAAAcccacaaaacaaataacaaagatTCAATCTTTAAgacaagcaaaaataaaaaaataaaaaattattgcctCTTATGCTTTTGCTCGTGTGGCATGGACTGGTGGCTACTTCTTCTTTTGATGAAGTCAAGAGATACAGCGATCCACAATCATGGAAATGGTAAAACCATAAAAGAAAGGAACACTTTAATCATCTCATATAAACAAAAGAGGGAACTGAGGAGAAAAAGCCTTGAACAGATAGGCCCATACCCGCCTCCAAAAACACAACAGAATGCAGATAGCACCTTGCTATTTCATGGTGGGTGGGGTTTAGCAGGGAGGCAGAGAGACTAAAgcccatagttttaaaactcggacCGGCTCGGTAGGTCGACCCGGGCATGAGACCGATCcgggtggaggccaaaacccgcttggAAATTGGTTCGGCTAGACCCGATCGACCAGGCAGGTCGACCCGAGACCCGATTGACCAGGCAAGACCCGGCCGCAAacccattgacttttttttttttttttttttactaaaacgacatcgttttgatttttttaaaaaaataaattttgacctgCCTGACCCGGTGACCTGGTTGAGACCCAGTGACCTGGTTGAGACCCGGAACCCAGGCCTTGGACCGGGCCGACCACtgggccgggtcttaaaactatgctaaatcctcttctttttttgtttttattttatttattaatatggatatttAAACCAGTTTGCATACACCTCAGCTAATTTCACGGGTTTTGAAATAAACAACCATGTTAACctttaattattctaaaatttGTAGGACTTGAACTGAAAGATTAAAGCGTTTTTGAAAGACCAGGAGAGTGAGAAAGATAATGAAAGTattatgcatgttttttttttaagtattttttgaaataatttaattttttttatttcaaattaatattttttggtgttttcgtactattttaatgtactgatatcaaaaataattttttaaaaataaaaaaatatttaatatatttttaaataaaaattactttaaaaaataattgttactaTACtctcaaatatctttttaattttataagtttagcTTTGATTACATGTTGagtttattctttaaaaataaattggagaGACATCACATTTGAGCCATCATGATACTTAGTTCGATGagtaatttatcaaaacaaaatcatttgagaatttttttaaaaaataaaacttaaattaaccCCTAATATGTAACTAAGGCCTTGAATAgggtaattcttttttaataggATTTTGTTACTATGCTCAGCACTGGTAATTTTATTGcacattgttttcttaaaattgtcataaattaaatgattgcTTCACACTAATAACATGGATCCATCCCATTCATCTAATGATTCAAAACTTTTACAAACTGATGTGGGAAAGAATCTTTCAATTAGATTAGTTATGTTATTCTTAAAATAACTGTATAATACTGtagttgtttttgaaatgttttttttttaaaaaatattaaaataatatatattttttaaaaaaattattttatgttaaaataatctaaaaatatatatatataaaataatttttaaaaaaaattaaaaaatcaccaCAATAACAAACAGTGCCTTGCAATTAGAGGTGATTATTTCAgttcgatttggtttttattaaataaaaaaaataaccaaaccaaatttttttttttaaaaaaaaaaaaaccgaactgaaatcGGTTCAAACCGATCAGTTTTAGTTTGATTCGATtcttttttaggataaaaaccagttcaaactggTTTGGCTCTGTTTTGGCTTggttggctcggtttttttggttttgctcGGTTTTTCTCtgtttgactcagtttttttttccagtttttgaTCAATttgagttcggtttggtttttttaatttcaggtttataaaactgaaaccaaATCGAACCGgtcgatttttttaaaaattttaatcggtttttttttataatttgattttttttaattttttttatttttttaatttaattggtttttttgatttttttactcatcCTTACTTTCAATGCTGGAGTTTAATGAATTCCTTTCCCCCTCTCcaaacctttttttcttttctttcaaaaggGGACAACATGAAATGATCTTCCCTATTATTAACAGAAAAGGCaaggaatttaaattaaaagaagaagaagaggagagtattaatatttaaaaaaggacGATAAAATTGACCGTTGGGTGTAGAAATCGGGTCCCACGTTGCCTCTCCCAGTCACCAACACAGAAATGACGACAGCTAATTTCACAGCATTCAATGCATTTAAGCTAAACTATGGTATCCAAACAAACTGCAAAAAAGCCTGCCATTTGTGGGACTCTAACGGTAGCAAAATTTAAAACCTGAACATCCTCTATGGTCCCTATACTTCTACATTTCATCCATTCAAACCTCTTACTTTGAGTTGTATAAAATCAATCCAATTTCCAATTAAAGAAGGTCATTTTGACCCTCCATCCaataattttatggtttttttttcctaaaccaATATTGATTTATCAGCCTAGCATATATGAGTTAAGTAACAATGAGtatataactcaatttttttaatttatcatattaaaagcAAGATAATCGTTATGTGTTATAACATAATTCAATAGAAGATCTCAAATTGTCTactatgcaattaaaaaaagttgatttgatcaaatttaaagtagaagatttatttgataaaatataaaaaaatagagggacCATATTTAGCAAATCTACGACACAGCAAAACAGAACAACAAAAGTTCGCCCAGGCTTTTGGATTTCTTGCACAAAAAAAGTCTCTTAGATTACACATAAAACAATGCTATGCTTTGTTCACTGTGTAAAAAAGTTGCAGATGATATCTTCACCGTTCATTCTCTGACCTTAGCTCTCTTTTACtgcccttttttttcttgtttctctacCCCATCATTCCCTTTTATTAGTGCTCTTTGTTAACGCCATTTTcacactctctctttctctccttctcCATTTACGTTCTTGGGGTTTCAGTTTTCAGTTCCTTTAGAGATTGTTTTGGAGTATGGAGCCTGTCTTTGTGCTTATACTTCTGCTTTTAGCAGCCGTTTCTTCTTTTGTTGCTGCTGATGATGGTAAGTGTTTCTTGCATTCTTTTTCACGACCCCTACTTCTTGTTTTCCTTGCATTCTTTTTTCCATGGTTTGATTGTCTGCCTGTTCTTGCCTGCTTTGAAAATATTTGTTCATGTTTGAAAATTGTGTATTGAGTGAAACGTGAAGGTAAATAGCAAAACATTAAGTgggttttgtaaaaaaaaaaaacggagctTTGAAGATTGCAGCACTGTCTGAGTTTGTGCTTCTGTGCTTGCTTGTGTGTTAGGTTTAGGTGGTTGGGTATTAAATTAGGACATAAAAGAATGGCAGAGGGAAAGTTGGGACCTGGGAGCTTTAATTAAGTGTTCCTCGTTTGATGTTGAATGTTCTGTAATTAAATCTCCTAGGTCCTTGCTACTGTATATAAGCATGACCATGAAAACTTGGCCCTGACTTTATTATGCATTATCACCCTAAATGCCCACCTCCTTCTTCATAATTGAATGAATAAATAAGGAGATATGGTAACATCCTAATTTCTAACAGGCTACCTCATTGTCCTCCAGCTAACAAgctatttcatattttttacccACTTGCTCCATGGTGTAGGGATAGGTTCTGCCTTGGCAGGGCAGATGGCGGCCAAAGTTGAGAGAATTAAAGCCCCCTTTCTAGGACTTGAAATCTGGGTCAGGCATGGGTGGAAAGTACTACCAATgctatattcttttcttttttgttttatccctTCCTCCCTTTACAACCTTCCTCTGTCATCCATGATTCATTCAAGTATCTTAAATATGTGTTCTGCAAATGTCCATCCCCACTAAGAATTTGTGTATGCATTTGTCAACAAACTCGTGTTTGTTTTCTGTGTCTACGAAACTATTTCATTGATAACATCAACACTATACATATATGCCTGTATGTCTAGAGCCTTGCAATTTACAATTACTCcagttctctttcttttcacagCAAAGTATACAAGAACTCCAAAAGCAAAGAATCAATCCCATTCCTATGCTATACTTGTTTGTCTTTGTGGTGGGAAGCATCCCCGCTAATTTGACAAATGGCCTTTAAGAGATTATTATAGTATTGGAGTTTTCTATTAGCTGATTTTTTTCCCCACCCTTTGAAACTAAACATACTAGTAATGAAGCATGGGATCAGAAACCAGGTATCAATTGATCAAACTACTGAGGTCAAACAATAAGAAGGTTTTATGGTGCCTAATAGGATAACAAACCTTTGAATGAAGCCATGCGAGCAAAGCAAAGTTTCAAATAAGTCCACTTATTATTTGGATGTTGTCTACTGTTTAAGACAATTTCTTCCTATATTAGTTATTACTAAGGCAATGCAGGTTTCCGGGAGAacaagggtttttatttttagatattgagAAGTGTTTATGTAGATGgtagggcttcaaatcccattGAGAATAAGAACACCAGAAGATGGTGGAATTAGCTTAAACAAAGATGCATTATCCTAGAACACTACTTTCTTTCTCACTGATTTCCTACTGCTTCGCATGAAGGTGCGAGGGGAAAAAGTATGAAGTAACAgaagtttatttatatatacttaAGTGACTTGTGGTTTGCTCTAGGAACATTGTCTAATAAGGTATGTTTATACCGAGGCACTACATTTAGCGACCTCTCTAAGAGGTCAAGAAAAATTGTTGGTGCTAAAAAGTGCTGGCtgtttccttgtatttttaaggATACAATTGATGATGCCTTTCTAGCAAGACAAGAGTAAAAAGTGTGGCCATTTTCATGTTGCTAAAAGAGTTAAAGGGCATTTCTGGTGGAGAAAAATGTAAATCACTTGAGCATTCAGAAAACAAACCACTATCACTAAAAGTTCAAAATGGCCAAATCATAAGGTATATTCTAGCTTTTATCCAAAATGGTTCTGTCTCGCAAAGTTCCATCTGCATGTTTAGTCAATTTAACTCTGATCTGGGCCCCCAAATTTAgaaatttcttttgtatttttctcttttttaattaattttttggcaTATGCTGTTCTTCAATCAAGTAGTTGCATGCTTGTTTGTCTTAGATGACACCAATTCTCTTTCATTGTAAAGCTAAGCACAGGCTagttaattgaattgaattttaccAGTCCCCATCTCAATAGCTTACATTTTCTGTATTGGATCATCTTATCTATTGATTTGTGAGCTTGTGCATTGTTGTCCCTTCAAGTGATATTTGCATTTGCATAATTGCATTTTTCCACATGTTGGTGATCCATGTTTGACATGGATGCGTATTACAATATTTGCATTATCTTTCTTGCAGAAGCATTCATTGGTGTTAACATAGGAACAGACCTTTCTGACATGCCACACCCAACTCAAGTGGTAGCCCTCCTCAAGGCTCAGCAAATCAGACATGTCCGGCTCTATGATGCTGACCGTGGCATGCTAGTTGCACTTGCTAATACAGGCATTCAGGTCATGGTCTCTGTTCCCAATGAACAACTTCTGGGAATTGGTCAATCGAATTCCACTGCTGCTAATTGGGTTTCGCATAATGTGGTGGCTCATTACCCAGCTACAAACATCACAGCCATTTGTGTAGGTTCTGAGGTTTTCACAGCTGTTCCCAATGCAGCGTCAGTCCTTGTCAATGCCATGAAGTTCATTCAATCAGCCCTTGTTGCATCCAACCTAGATCGCCAAATCAAAGTTTCAACACCCCTTTCTTCCTCTATTATCCTTGATTCCTTCCCACCATCCCAAGCCTTCTTTAACAAAACGTGGAATCCTGTTTTGATTCCCATGCTCAATTTCTTGCAGTCAACAGGGTCACACTTGATGCTCAATATATACCCTTACTATGACTACATGCAATCAAATGGTGTAATTCCATTAGATTATGCACTCTTGAAGCCTCTTGCTCCAAACAAGGAAGCTGTTGATGCTAACACACTTGTTCACTATTCCAATGTCTTTGATGCTATGATTGATGCAGCTTACTTTGCCATGGATTTCCTAAACTTTACTAACGTTCCTGTTATGGTTACTGAATCTGGATGGCCATCAAAAGGTGATTCTAATGAGCCGGATGCAAATCTAGATAATGCCAACACTTACAACAGTAATTTGATTAGGCATGTGCTGAACAAAACTGGAACTCCCAAACACCCTGGAATTGCTGTTAGTACATACATTTATGAGCTTTATAATGAAGATTTGAAACCCGGTCCAGTCTCAGAGAAGAATTGGGGATTGTTTAATGCAAATGGGGAGCCTGTTTACATATTGCATCTGACCGGGTCAGGCTTAGTGTTAGCAAATGACACCACGAACCAAACATACTGTACTGCAAAGCAAGGTGCTGATCCAAAGATGCTGCAAGCTGCTTTGGATTGGGCATGTGGACCTGGCAAGGTTGATTGCTCTGCTATGTTGCAGGGAGAGCCATGTTACCAACCAGACAATGTGATTGCACATGCAACTTATGCATTTAACAGTTACTATAATCAGATGGGGAAGGCTCCTGGGACATGTGACTTCAATGGTGTGGCTGCTATCACCACTACAAATCCAAGTAAGATTGTGCTTACTTTAACCATCCACATTTGttcttttgtgtttgtttatgttactgtttgttgattttttagtcCGTGTTAGTGTCATGTTGCACAAGAAAGCGATTTCTGAAGTTCTAATGCCCTGATTGATTCTATGGCAGGTCATGGCACTTGTGTGTTCCCAGGAAGGTATGCCCAAATAACCAGTCCTGCCTATTTTTCAGTCATTTGCATTTGAATGCtagttatttagattttttctttttttacaagcAATCAATTAAGTTGGCTTCTATGATGTAAAGCCTCGTTTTCTCATGTTTAATTGAACCTTGCATGCAGCACTGGCAGGATGAATGGCACCATGGTAAACATTACAGCCCCATCAATGAATTCCACGAGTGCAGCTCCTTCTGCCAGAGATCTTTACAACCTCTTTTCTACGAGCTTCTTAGTGCTTCTCAGAGTTCTAATCTGTAGCATAGTTTTCTTGTAAAATGGTATCTGCTGAAATCTCTCTTGCAACACCAAAAATTTTGAGTCGGAGGAAGTGCTTGCCTTCTTCTTGGTGGAGGTTCTAGGGGAATTGGTGCATTGAATTTTTGTACAAAAGAAACTGGGGAAGAGCCTGAACTTAGTTTGGCATCAACtggattattattcttttttaatgaaagattTGATATTTATCCTTCTGATTAAAATCGACCATCAACTCTTGTTTATATTGTCAAACCTTTTTATGGTGGAAAATTTTCTAGATGATATTTGAGTGGCAGAATATTGTTAATTGATCTCCAAACTTCTATCAAAGGAAAGGCTCAAGACTCCAAACCTCTTAAACCCTTGAGAAGGAGGAACGGTATGGGATGAGACATCTGACAACTGTTCCTGGGGTTTGGATGTTACAAATGACAGGGCATTTCCTTCGTGATGTGCACTGCACCACCTAGGCACCTAGTAGTCAATAAATTCTGGAGGTATTCATTTCTGGCAGATGTCATCTGCCATGACAAGCTATTCTCCAAATCAATGTCGAGGGATTTAGAGTCTTTTCTTTCTTACGAGTTTTTGTTTACAATATTGTATGCATTATGTGTCTGCAAAAAACTCGTACTTTTTCTTCCCCTCACTTTTTATAAAAGAGTGTTGTGAGAGTAGAATATTTTTTGCATGCTGTTCTGGGGTAACGGGAAGAAAAAAACGAGACAATGGCTTCAGCATATCgcacaaaatataataatagaagattatagaaaaaagaagagaaaaatgttAAGCAGAGAAACAACAAAGTTGGAACTAGTGTCGAACAAAACTCAGCTGCCATTCCCTCCACAACTGAACCAAACCCCAGCTGCCTTCCTCGCCATCACCGATCAGAAACCAGCCATAACCTCCCCTGAAATCAGCCCTCAATTTGACTCCAAAACAGCCACAACACAGCAGCCCTGAAATCAGCCCCCAGCAACCTGTAGTTCAGGCCAACACTCCCAACAAAGAGAGGACGTACCACCAACCTATAAAAAACAGCAGCAAAAACCATCCATCCCTCCTCTCTCACCGACAACACAACAACTAAAGTGATCCGAAGAGGAAAGAGGTGAAACTAAAGTCATCACTCACATGCCCACACTTGAAATTCTGAAGAGGAAAGAAAGACAGAATGATATATGAACAGAAAACATGAGCAATTTGGTCAGAAAACAGTATAGACCATTTAAGTTGAAACTCTGAAAAACGCTTTGGAACTTCCATTCTCGACGCGGCATGCAGGTCTTTGCCATTCTATAATGAGTTGCAAATCGACAGGAAGTTGACAGGTTCTATGAAGGTGGCATAGTTGAGTGTAGCACGAGGTGCAGAGTTTTGTGAAGGTGACCTTTTTTAAGGAGGGGGGCTAGAGCGTAACAAGGATGGCCATTTAAGATTTCTTGAAAGTTATAAGAAAGGAAATCACAATATCTAAGAAGGTGTTAATTGAAAAGTATATAAAACAGAAACTCTTAATGCTTAGTAACTTGGATTTAAACATGAGATGTAGTTGCTACAGAAAAGTAACAGCTGCTGGAAAAAACAGTGATAATCAATAATAACAGTTGAGCAAATGGATTTCTAATGCCAGGTTAACATCGCAGAACAACAACTCATATTCGCATCAATGCTTAGCAGCTGGGTTTCAAAATTCAGTGCTAGAAGTGCTGGAGAAAAAGTAAAAGTTGCAGGAAAAGACAATTATAGTCAATGATAACAGTGGAGCAAATggaatcattataaaaaaaaaaaaaaaaaaaaaaggaaaagcaaagAACATAATCAAGCACCTGGTCCATTTGTGTGTGTaacaattttccattcattgtAATGCTTATTCGAATTCCGAGCTTTTTagttttgttctttaaaaagtttaatcGCCTAATGTTGCCGACTCAAACTAAATCATGCACAATGATCACAAAAGGTTTATGGAGCTAACTTAATTAAGATTGTTCCTACTTGGAATTCTTCCAAGTAACTTGGAGGACCTTATAATTTGAGATAAAACTTATAAATTCTCTTGTCTATCACGGCTTGTGGTTGAAGGATTGCCTCTTTTGTCATAACAGGTAAATCTTCAAACACCCTTTTATTTCCATGATTCTGCTGGAGTTgagaaacatgaaaaacaagacAAATTGAGATAGAGGAGGGCAAACTCAATTTGTAAGTCACTGCCCCAATTCGTTCAATAATTTTGTATTGTCCATAGTACTTAGCAGATAGCTTGTGTAAAACTTTGTGAGCCATTGATTTATGTTTGTATGGTTGTAACTTTAGGTACACCTAATCACCAACGCTGAATTCTTTTTCACTCCTTTTATTGTTAGCTAGCTGCTTCATTCTATGATAGGCTACCATAAGGTTAATTTTTAGCAGTTCATACATGTCTTCCCTCTTACTTAGCAATTTTTCTGCTGCTTCAAATTGCAATTCTTATGAAAATAGAGAATATGTAAGGGTGGTGCCTGACCATATAAAACTTCATAAAAAGTGATGTTTATAGAAGTGTGGCAGCTAGTATTATATCACCATTTTACTAAGTGTGTATTTGGGAGAGTggtgttttttatggtttatcccgaataaaatttgatattgtttggtaaaaaatcaaactgatgTTTAAGCTGTAAACcccatgttaaaattaaaatatgaccGCAGATAATAGAAAAGCAAGATTTGTCAGGTGAAAAGCTAGTCAAGAGATACTatccaaacaataaaaaaaaaaggtgcttaATACCGTTGTAAATATTGGACAAAACTATCCTCATAAAAAATGCAACACTATAACCTGTTTCTCCATagcattttttctctcttcattaTAGCCCCTTGATCTTTAAGCCATCACTCTCTTTAAAagatttgttttccttctttgtaGATCTATAAACCCAACTATTATTTATAGCAAAAGCTTGCTCAATCCAATTGTGATAATCGTCCCACACCCACCCCAAGTTTTGCTAGAAATCTTGTAATTTGATTCCTTCAtctcttgtttgatttttttcatttatcaagtgtttttcttttctactaTTTGGTTTTTGAACAAGTTGACTATGTGACCATCATATGTTTCTCCTTAAAGATATGTTTTTCTCTTTGTAGATCTATAAACCCAATTGTTATTTGTAGCAAAAGCCCACTCAATCTTGTTTCATGATGTCTAGATCTGAAGTTCCTCTAATTATagcttgtattatttttttcttatgctcCAGATATGCTTCATTGCATTTGATAAAGTTGCAGACCCTGATGTTTTAAATCATTCTATTCTAAACTTCATAATACTTGGTAAGTTTGCAATGTTTTTGTACAGAAAAACTAGTGAAATTTTGTGACGTGTTTTGTTTATCAAAACGTTTTTAAAGGCTACTCCATGATAGTTTTCTCACTGGTAGCTAAAAGTCAATGGTGCAGACACACACAtcataaaaatcatgaaagttcCCCATTATCAATCTTCTCATTGAATTATCTTCGGCTGTTTGCAATTTGTTCTGATTTATGATATGAAAGATTTGGATCTATCTTCTCATGGAAGTCCTTTCAGTTGTTTGCAATTTGTTCTGGTTTATGATATGAAATATTTGGATCTGTCTTTTTATTGAATTACCTttagttttttgtaatttgttttgatttatgatATGAAATATTTGGATCTGTAAATGCTGGAGAGTTTGAAAATGATAAGAGTTTGGTGCTCCTAAATAGACCTTGTTTGAACGATAAACTCTGTTggaatttatatcaaatattattcTGAGGTGGCTTGGCATTgtatttgatgatattttattgtgaaaaaataatatgtgaACTTAGAATTccatttgcttttgaaatttgaatataaTCATGGAGGATAACTGTGCATCTCTAGATTTTCAAAGGTGGTTTTTTAAAGTTGTTGAAGAATTGCTTATCTTTTGCCTTTGATTCAAAAATTTCATTTCCTCATTGAATCCTTCAATATTCAATATTCAATTATGCCTTTGATTCGAAAATTTCATTTCCTCGTTGAATCCTTCGATATTCAATTATTCCTATTTAAAGACTGGTACCCaaataatcattatcattattcatTAGTATATATCTATTGCATAAATAAACACAATAGAACACAATAGGGATAGGTATTTGAATCAACTGCATTGATGGCAACATTACcacattttttaatatcaattttgtaaGAATTCCCATGCATATAACATCTTTAATAACTACTACAAAGTTTAAATGCTCATGTGTCCTTTTGTGGTTGATGaattatgttagaaaaaaaaaatcaatggaagaTATTGAAAGCTTGGATAAAGCATCTTGAACTAAAAAGATGTTGCAtatattttgtgatatttttattatcgctATTGATGGAAGAATGAGGCCAAACACTCATTTCGATAAGGCTAGATGGAATTGTTATggttgtcttaaaaaaaaaaactagtcatGTTTTTAGTAAGACTTAACTAGACATTATGCTTGGAGTTCATCTTCTGAATCTTTATTTGATGATGATgctttgaataaaaacactcaagatattaatattaatgaataagaaaatttgaaggaAGAAATTGGTGATTTAGAAGAGCATGTTATCATTCCCAATTATACAGACAACGTTGGCAAACAAATTTAGTTGCTGGAGTTAATATGGGAAATAGTCCTCCCAATGTAGTATCATGGTACATTAAGACGAGCCTTCTTCAAAAACCATGAACATGACCCACAACAATATTCCCCTTCCTATTTAGATTCTTTCGTATATCTCCTACACTGCCCTGTACAGCTTCATCTTGTTcacaagatttttgtttttttgtacttCATAGCTAGCAGTCCCTGATAGAGCATACGTTGCCGTATTCTCTTTTCCCTTTTGATATTCAATTTCGTAATCAAAACCTAGGAGCTTAGCCACCCACAGGTGCTGAGAAGGGTATATTTGAGAGCAATAAGTGCCACCTAACTGCTTCATAATTTTCGGTGCCGACAAATCTTTGATCTTTTATGGATGTGTAAGAGCCCTTTCTCTGGTAATAATGCACCCTAAGTATTTCACTCTATCACTGCTAAATGTACATTTGCCTTTGTTTTTGCCATCACCTCATGTGTTCTTCGCCCTTCAAACATTTTTATTAGATGTTCAAAGTGTTCGTAATGtgaatgctaattaattttagctaaaaacaatattttaatttttttaaaagtattttttaaaatataaaaaataaataaaatataaatcattcgAGGCAAGGCGGTGCGAAAGAGCCCACGTTATTTGa contains:
- the LOC118049150 gene encoding glucan endo-1,3-beta-glucosidase 2; the protein is MEPVFVLILLLLAAVSSFVAADDEAFIGVNIGTDLSDMPHPTQVVALLKAQQIRHVRLYDADRGMLVALANTGIQVMVSVPNEQLLGIGQSNSTAANWVSHNVVAHYPATNITAICVGSEVFTAVPNAASVLVNAMKFIQSALVASNLDRQIKVSTPLSSSIILDSFPPSQAFFNKTWNPVLIPMLNFLQSTGSHLMLNIYPYYDYMQSNGVIPLDYALLKPLAPNKEAVDANTLVHYSNVFDAMIDAAYFAMDFLNFTNVPVMVTESGWPSKGDSNEPDANLDNANTYNSNLIRHVLNKTGTPKHPGIAVSTYIYELYNEDLKPGPVSEKNWGLFNANGEPVYILHLTGSGLVLANDTTNQTYCTAKQGADPKMLQAALDWACGPGKVDCSAMLQGEPCYQPDNVIAHATYAFNSYYNQMGKAPGTCDFNGVAAITTTNPSHGTCVFPGSTGRMNGTMVNITAPSMNSTSAAPSARDLYNLFSTSFLVLLRVLICSIVFL